A segment of the Salvelinus sp. IW2-2015 linkage group LG23, ASM291031v2, whole genome shotgun sequence genome:
CCTTCGGAAGgtggtttgagagaatgccagaggtgCAAAGATGTTAAGGCAAAGGTGGGCTATTTTGACGGatctaaaatctaaatatattttgatttgtttaacagttttggtttaacatgagtccatatgtgttatttcatagttttgatgtcttcactattattctaacaatGTAGAAATATTTTAAAAGAATTGAATGAGTAACTTTGATGGTACTCGtatatgtatataatggtgtggGTACTGTAGAGAGTATGGACGTATTGAAATGAAAAGACGTGTAAAGCAGAGTTATATTAGGATGAGCTTGACTAGACCACATATTACATATGACAGTAAATGGTAACAATGTGATGGtaacaaatatacagttgaagtcggaagttttcatacaTTAGGGCTGGAGTCTTAAGACTCGTCTTTCAACACTCAACAAATATCTTGGTTACCCACTATAGTTTGGCTAGTCGGGTAACATTACTTTATGTGCATGAAGCAAGTAATTTTTTTTCAACCATTGTTTACGCAGATATTTTCACTTATAATACTGTATCAAattccgtgggtcagaagttacatcactaagttgactgtgctttcaACAGCTTGGGATCCAGAAAACAATGTATGGGCTAAGAAGCTTTCTGATAGCTaacttgacataatttgagtcaattggaggtgtacctgtggatgtatttcaaggctaccttcaaactcagtgcctctttgttacatcatgtgaaaataaaaagaaatcagccaagactccgAAGAAATGGTAAGACCTCCACAAtctggtttcatccttgggagcaatttccaaatgctgaaggtaccacgtcatctgATAAACATAGTatgccaagtataaacaccatggggccacgcagccgtcataccgctcagcgaaagagacgcattctgttttctagagattaatgtactttggtgcgaaaagtgtaaatcaatcccagaacaaaggcaaaggacttgtgaagatggcTGGGACAACAGATACAAAAGTAATgctttatccacagtaaacgagacTATATCgaataactgaaaggccgctcagaccAAGGCCGATtggtactttttagagaaatgttcctctggtcttatgaaacaaaaatagaactgtttggccataatgaccgatgtttggaggaaaaagggtgggaGGCTTAcaaaagccgaagaacaccatcccacttttgtagcacgggggtgcagcatcatgttgtgggggtgctttgctgcaggagagacggTGCACTTCAAAAATCTGTGGCAatgaggagggaaattatgtggatagtttgaatcaacatctcaagacatcagtcaagaagttaaagctaggTCACAAAtggggtcttcaaatggacaatgacccaagcatactttaaagttgtggcaaaatggcttaaggacaacaaagtccggtattggagtggccatcacaaagcctgactcaatccatagaaattgtgggcataactgataaagcatgtgcgagcaaggaggcctacaaacctgattacgctacaccagctctgtcaggaggaatgggccaaaatttacccaatagtgggaagcttgtggaaggctacctgaaacgttgacccaagttcaagaatttgaaggcaatgctaccagatactaattgagtgtatgtaaacttctgacccactgggaatgggatgaaagaaataaaaggtgaaataaatMattctctactattattctgacatttcacattcttaaaataaagtggtgattctaactgacctaagacagggaatttttactagtattaaatgtcaggaattgtgaaaaactgagtttaaatgtatttggttaaggtgtatgtaaacttccgacttcaactgctgGTCTAKTGCAGTTTTTCCCAAACGCGATCCTGTgacgctgtgtagtgctaggataACAACCagaacgtgcaccccttggggtccccaggaccgagttttggAAACGCGTGTCTAACGGGGAAAAATGTAGTAATTTGGAAATGTAGTATGTTATAATGCTAGTATCAGCCATTTTCAAGAGGATATTTCACTAGGTGATCCAGATCCTGCTGTAAAATAGTTTTCAGAGCACAGTATGCCTTCATTTTGTAAATGCAATGTGTGAACAACATAGATCACTAGTACGTGAGGCTGTTAAAGAGAGAAACATTAGTTTTGATACGGCAGATTGaacaaattgacattttgtgtCTACCAGAATCGACCATAATCGTTGGAATGTTGAATCATTAACAAGTCGTTGTAAAAATATAGTAAGAAACAGGCAATAACATGGTAATTATGGAAATATTCCACTGCCAAATTCCTTGAATGATAGCTATGCTAAATAGAGATTCAAAACTGCTTTaagaacacaacaaacacacacattttgttcaatgtgtctgtaataaataataaatgcTGCATGCAGTAATCCTAATCTTGTTTCTGTGCGTTAAGTCATTTGTGGATATCAAAGAGAGCCCATTAAATGATGAAGCGCTTTCTCAGATTATACCAGATTAGAGATTATTCTCCACTGTTAAACCAGACAAGGCTGTACAACCATAAACATACAGATTACAAGCTTTCCATATTTTACATGTGCTATGTTGGTAAACCATGCGCTTAAAATACTGAATTAAGTATTATTTTACAGTTTATATACCCAATTTACTCAATCTAGCTGCCGCTCTGCAGCCATGTTTGTGATGGTGTAAAACAACTATCCTCCGGGTGAAATATGCCAAAATGATTATGATCAGATCACACCCATTGATCAGGTTGAGACCAGCAGAGGACCACAAGACCTCTGATGTAGTTTGAGTCAATTACTCACCATGATAACACTGCAATCAAATTATTMAACCTGATACGCATGCTATGTCATGACCAAACATAGCACATATTACATTACAAGCGGGATGATTGGTTTGTTCTGACGCAGGCACTGTCCATCATTCTATTTTGACGTTTCTTCTCTTGGACGGTTTTAAGTTTCACTTCTCATCCTGTTTTCCATCCTTTGTTCCCACCAGGTGACTGTTTGAGTGACAGAGGATATCGACGAGGCCAGGGATCCAAAATGAGCGAGCTGGAGCAGCTGCGTCAGGAGGCGGAACAACTTAGGAACCAGATAAGAGTATGGCCGCGTTCTCCTGCTCacacgttgcatgcatcaaccaatggttgcgtgtcTTATCAACTGTGCACTGCAGTCGGGCACTAGATTACCATAACATATGATGTCGTTAGCTGACacataaaatacctatccaggcgaaGTAAGATCAGGCATGCGTCAGCAACGTYTGAGCAGCGGAACACGACCCAAGCGTTGTAGAGagactgcgtttacacaggcagcccaattgtgATCTTTTTTTGCtaattgatcttttgaccaatcagttcAGCTCTTTTGcccataattgggcaaaagatcagaattggtgtGCCTGAGTAAACGCAGCCAGAATGTCACTGATCTGGGCCCACATTTACAAAGTCCCAGAGccttggagtgctgatctaggatcagttttacctTTTACTGTAGATCATAAAGAATGAGATTACAGGATATGGACAGAAGGACCTGAWcctagatcagcagtcctactctgaTGCTTTATGATCTCAAATAAAGCAGTAAAACCATTGGGTTTAGGAGAGAAGGGGGTTGGTGGAAAAGGTAGTTGGCCTAATGAACCATATGGAGAGGTGGGAGGTTGACCTGGGTAAGATTGAGGGAGAGTGCTAATGCTTGTCTAaccactctctgtttctctgtctcttaggATGCCAGGAAAGCATGTGGGGACTCAACCCTAACACAGGTAAGTAGCACACAWGCCCACATAAAAGACACCATGATTATAACCGACATAcaatatagcctacagtacattacattgCCACATTAACCCTGTGATGAACTTGTCTTCACAatacttttctgtgtgtttgtgtgtcaaccAGATAACAGCAGGTCTGGATCCAGTGGGGAGGATTCAGATGCGGACGAGGCGCACTCTCCGTGGCCACCTGGCTAAGATCTATGCCATGCACTGGGGCACAGACTCTAGGTGGGTGTAACGTTATGCCAACCCCTTAGGGGGcttgtccctctctcttcacactcTCACTCATGGTGGTACAAGCTGTGCTTGTTTTGAGTAGGTATAATACAATGGTTCTACCTCTTTGTCTCCGCAGGCTCCTGGTCAGCGCCTCTCAAGATGGAAAACTGATCATCTGGGACAGCTACACCACTAACAAGGTGAGAGCTGCAcccaaataacaataataacaacaacaatctcCCCAAGAGGCCTGACTAGGTTGCCTCACTGTCTGCCTTCAGGAATTGGAAGTTAAATGGGAGCATACTAAAGACCTTCCTTTACTAGGAATGTGTGTTTGACTCATCTCATAATCTGYTTACATCATAACCACCCAGAGTCACTTTGACATTCAAACATTGTAAATGACATTATGCAACGGCACCCAGAAAAGACCCCACATTTCAGTATAGGGGAAGCACAATGGACTATTATTGTGCTACTTCTGCTCTGTCTGGATTTGGACTTGGAGCAGGACTCATGCCTGGCCCCAGTTGTGATGCTACTGTCCTTCTCCATGGCCATGCCTTTATTCTGTGACGCAGTGACCAACTCTTATCCCCCCCTCCAGATGCATGCTATCCCCCTGCGCTCCTCCTGGGTGATGACCTGTGCRTATGCCCCCTCTGGTAACTACGTGGCCTGTGGAGGTCTGGACAACATCTGTTCCATCTACTGCTTGAAGACCCGTGAGGGCAACGTCAGGGTCAGCAGGGAATTACCTGGACACACAGGTGAAGAAGCACTTCTGCACAAATACCTATGTGACAAAAAGCTTGAGGGATTTTGTGTTAATTTTCCTTTGAGAAACCATGGAAGTGTCTTMGCTAGGTTATGTGATTTTATTTGAACCKCCCTGACTCTTAACTTCCCCTGTGGCACTACATATGGTTGTGTATGCAGTTCAGTTGTGTATTCCTGCCTGTCCCCTGTCCCTCGGTGAGCCCCAGGTTCCAAACAAGGATGACTTTAATTCACATGGCTAATTAGTCACAGGGCAACACAATTATAACGACCTGAGACAGAATGTCCCTTAGCTGCGTTACAGTGCTAGCTCACCTGTGGCTTCAAATGAGTCACATTCTGTAGCATACRTATTGTTGTAGTTAAGTCTCTGTAGGAGTAACATGCATTGATATGCTGCAGTCAGTGTTctaatatatgtttttatttgtgcTACAGGTTACCTGTCCTGTTGCCGTTTCATCGATGACAATCAAATCATCACAAGCTCAGGAGACACTACCTGGTGAGTCCTGATGGATTAGTTACCAAGGCTGATGGAGAATGCAAATATAAATATACTATACCTCCCACATTTTAGCGTCCCCCCTCGTGACAGCGAAGatacttatttttttaatttaaagttaatttcctgcaattcctacacattttgccatagggtagaGGAAGATGTTTGCAGTTTTTATATGATAACTGATGACCAATTAGTCCCACCACGGTTTGTAATTcaaccatgcttactacaagtttagatagattggtaaattagtctagcggccagctaaaAGTGTTTTGCTGACATGGGYTAATTGCGCATGGCCACAACCACATGTCccaattgcaccttgtgtattctattattctaactctcaacagtaagttgagaccccgacctGAGTTCCAAAAaagatatagagtaccagtcaaaagttgggacacacctactcattcccgggttttttctttatttgtactattttctacattgtagaataatagtgaagacatcatataaatatattttgatatgtttaacacttttttggttactacatgattccatatgtgttatttcatagatttgatgtctccactattattatacaatgtaaaaataaagagaaacccttgaatgagtaggtgtgtccaaacttttgactggtactgtatatattttcttaGTGTGAAATTGGTCTATACTGGTACTAGCTATGAGCTAACCCAAACTTACACTTAAAATGGTCTAATAACAGTTGTTAAATCCAGTGGgtccctgttctgttctctccccCAGTGCGCTGTGGGACATCGAGACCAGCCAGCAGACCACAGTGTTTTCGGGCCACAGTGGTGACGTCATGAGCCTGTCTCTGTCCCCAGACTTCCGCACCTTTGTGTCCGGAGCCTGTGACGCCTCCATTAAGCTGTGGGACATCAGGGACAGCATGTGCCGACAGACGTTCACGGGCCATGAGTCTGACATCAACGCAGTCTGTGTGAGTGTGCTGACAAGCTGGGGGCCACTGGTGACCTGCTTTCTGGTTCATGTCATGGCATTAAGCCAGGATACCATAGACATGTCACTGTTCCCAAAGTCCTTCATGTTAGCTGCACTAGCTMATGCTTAGTGTTTMATGTACCTAATGCTAGGTGCATGGCCAGCTGATCTACCatgtctgtccctccctctctttttctttcccagTTCTTTCCCAACGGCAGCGCCTTTGCCACCGGCTCCGACGACGCCACCTGCAGGCTGTTTGACCTGCGCGCTGACCAGGAGCTCAGCCTGTACTCTCACGACAACATCATCTGTGGCATCACCTCCGTGGCCTTCTCCAGATCCGGACGGCTGCTGCTGGCCGGCTACGACGACTTCAACTGCAACATCTGGGACGCCATGAAGGGAGATCGAGCAGGTCAGTGGAGTAGGAGGGAGTGGCTGTCATTGTTGTTTCTGACTATTCATCAGACCCATGACTGATAACTGAAAAGACAATGGTATATCTTCAGATTKTATTGCAATGTTAGACTTCAATTCAYAAGCTGATCTCAGTAAAGTTTAATTCAACTCTCCACTAAGGGATATTGTTAGATGGGGTAATGATAAAATGGCTAACTATGACACCTGATGACATTTGTTTGTCCCTCTCTGTGTCAGGAGTGTTAGCTGGCCATGACAATCGTGTGAGTTGTCTAGGCGTGACTGATGATGGCATGGCGGTGGCCACTGGGTCCTGGGACAGCTTCCTCAAGATCTGGAACTGACAAGTTACCTGAGCCATgcgtgcacgcacacaaacacacacacacacacacacactattgatcATACAAAGTATTCACATCTCACATTTTGGTACACATAGTTTGCACACTGTATTCACACTGTACGTAAAGATGTACACATACACATTGAAACAttgtacataatatatatataacgcCAATTAGGTATGagtttacacagacacacacacacatgccacttGCAATTTGACATGTTACCAATCCCRTTGTATGCAGGAAGAGTCCACCAGAATTACAAACAAATGCCAACACTACCCACAACTGATATGTACACAGCACACACTCGAGTACCATATGTCATTGGAACCACCGTAAAAGACGTGACCAAATTCAATAAAATCCTCACATCTGCtaaactaaaacacacacacacatataacagtACATGTTTATTTCTGAGAGAAACTATCCCTTGAGCTAAATGGGGGAGAGGTAGTTATTGGACAATTCTGTTTTTCGTTTGTTTACTCAGAAGTCCCAAATATCCCTAAAATGGATTTTCTGTGCTACAGTAGATTTGTGTGYCTCTGTGACAGGGTGAAAAAAGTGACAGTAGAGGGAATAGAGTGATGGGCTGGAAAAGCAAGAGAATAAGTGAATCCATTAACACTCAAGAGACTACAGACAGGGAGATAGAGAACCGACTTTCCACAGTGACACTGTTCAAGGAAAATCAAGATAAATCATCAATTCTTAAAGTTTCTCCTGGCTCAAACAAAATGCTATCATGTAGTYACTGTTTTTATAGATATGTACACCCACATAAGTAAATatgatagttttgatgtttttgttgtattaattttttatttttttttacgcttattttattcatgttttcCCTGTGTGCCTCAGATACACTTTAAGGATAATTAATAgagaataatgaaattaaactAAATGAAATCAATAAAATGAGAGATtcataagatgagaaaaaaatggATTATCAAGAGACAACTCTCAAATAAGCAGGGGCAATATTCATACTTTGACTTTGTCAATATATTATGTCAACTTTATGATGGTATACATTGTACATACTATTAATAAATACACGTAGCCTCTTGCCAGTTTCGGCCAGTTGTgtatacttctttttttttagcATTGTGTTTTAAATGATGCATGCTAGTTTAAGGGAGATATGGGGATCATGTTTAGCACAAAACACATTTTTKAAATGCTTTGATGAACCAATTTKAACCTTTATGAAACCTACCTGATGTCCAGATTTCTGCTCCAGTTTCTAAACAAACTACTTACTACAAACTGATTCATAATATAGTGTCAGGTCATTTTTTAGAATAGTCAGATGTATTCATGAAAATCATGGCTTGTATACCGATTCTCTACCCTTCTTCCAGGAGCGTACACCTGTTCACTCCCACAGATGGATTGGATTGGTGcatgcaagaccaagggagtTCACCATGTTCTTTACACCAGTCTATTCCCTTTAATTCCACAAGGGGGAGTGTACATGTTCACTTCAGGGATATGGTTGATTAGCactgtttcccaaactctgtcctggggcacacccctgggtgcacgtttagttttgtgcctgagcactacacagctgattcaaatcaccaacacatcaagctttgattatttgaattagcTGCGTAGTgatagggcaaaaaacaaaacatgcacccagggagggccccaggacagagtttgggggACCCAAGCCWGGTAAATGTGTAGGTTGGAGTGAAGGCCTGCATGATGGTAGGAACTCCTTATAGAAGACTRGAGGTCAATTATACAACACATGCTTAGCCCATTCTTTCATTGGGTGTAAAACATGAGGAACAATGAATTCAAACTATGAATAAAGGCACAGTAATACAAACAATTTTAAGATTAGATCAAtgtagttttattttttaaacaactcTGCATTAAGACTTTTACAGACT
Coding sequences within it:
- the gnb2 gene encoding guanine nucleotide-binding protein G(I)/G(S)/G(T) subunit beta-2, which encodes MSELEQLRQEAEQLRNQIRDARKACGDSTLTQITAGLDPVGRIQMRTRRTLRGHLAKIYAMHWGTDSRLLVSASQDGKLIIWDSYTTNKMHAIPLRSSWVMTCAYAPSGNYVACGGLDNICSIYCLKTREGNVRVSRELPGHTGYLSCCRFIDDNQIITSSGDTTCALWDIETSQQTTVFSGHSGDVMSLSLSPDFRTFVSGACDASIKLWDIRDSMCRQTFTGHESDINAVCFFPNGSAFATGSDDATCRLFDLRADQELSLYSHDNIICGITSVAFSRSGRLLLAGYDDFNCNIWDAMKGDRAGVLAGHDNRVSCLGVTDDGMAVATGSWDSFLKIWN